One Paenibacillus sp. SYP-B4298 genomic window, GAGGAGACGCGAGCCCGCATTATACAGATTGCCCAAGAGAATGGTTATGCGCCGCGTGCGCGCAAAAGCTCGCTACCGCAGCCAGAGCTGGCGCCCAATCCGACACTGAGATTCATCGCCTGCACCAACTCGGGTATTGTGCTGGAGCAATTCAACAAGCAGCCGTTCTTCATGGAGCTGATCCAGTGCATCGAGGAGCAATGTCGGCTGCGGGGTTACTCCCTGCTCTACTCCTCTGTCCCGGCGGAGCAACTGGAGGAGAAGCTGGATCAATTCGCCGCCGAGCATGAGGTGAGCGGCATGATCCTGCTTGGTACCAATCTGACACGCGAGCAGATCGAGCTGATTGCCTCCCGTGAGCGGAATCTGGTCGTGCTGGATACTTGTGTCGATACGCTGAATGCGAATTTTATCGTTATGAATAACCAGATGGGCGCCTACCAGGCATGCAAGCATCTGATTGAACTGGGGCACACCCGCATTGGCTATATCGAGTCCAGTCATCGGATGTACAACTTCGACGCCCGCCGCAAGGGCTTCCTCCTTGCTCTCGCCGAGCATGAGCTAGGTCTGCGCAAGGAGGACATCTTCACGACCTTGCCGACTGTAATTACACCACAGGATGACTTCAAGCACATCATCGAGCAGCGCCGGGACGACCTGCCTACCGCCTTCTTCTGTGAATGCGATTATATTGCAATTAGTGCTATGAAGTCATTGATGGAGCTAGGCATTCGGGTGCCGGGTGACATCTCGATCGTCGGCTTTGACAACATTAATGAGTCCATGGTCATCTCCCCTGAACTGACAACGGTTCATGTGGAGAAGGAGAAAATCGCCGAGTTGGCGGTGACGATGATGAAGCATCTCATGAGCAGCGAGAGCAGCATTAGCGTCAAGACCACGGTGGACACGCGTCTCATCGTGAGAAGATCGACCGCGGCGGCGGCCGTAAGAGAGAATCTTAAAAAAGACTCTTTACGTTAAGGTGGGTTATTTGTGGAGCAATTGTCAAATTATCTACACGTTCAAGCTATCGCTAAATCCACCATAAGTGAGTTAAAGAATGTAATTAAAGAAGGCATTTCAGAACGTGAAATTGTTTGTAAAACCGAAGACATTATGAGAGCTAATGGCGTAAATAGTTTCTGGTATCATGGTATAGGGGCATTTGTCCACGTTGGAAAGAGAACAACCATTTCCGAATCAGGCAAGGGTTATAAGCCTTCGGAAACATTAGTGGGCAGGAATGATATTGTAACTGTAGACCTTAGTCCAGAGCTTAATACCTATTGGGGTGACTATGCACGAACGTTTATTATCATTGATGGAAAGGCTGTCGGTGTAGATACTTTAGAATGTATTAATAATGAATTTGAGCTTATGGATGGAGTTAAAGTTGAAGAGAACTTGCATAAAATATTTATGAACTATATCAAACCTGACATGACTTTTGAAGATGTCTACCTGCATATGAATGAGGTAATAAACCAACTCGATTATATTAACCTTGATTTTGCTGGAAATTTGGGACATACAATTGAGTTCAATAAGGACAACAGGAGATATTTTGAGTCGGGAAATAAGACTAAGCTGAGTGAAGTAACTCTCTTTACATTTGAACCACATATTAAGCATAGGAGCTTAGAATACGGATTCAAGAGAGAAGACATTTATTATTTCCGCGATGGTAAATTGTTTGTCTTATAAAGCTCTAGACATTACCCGAAAACTGTAAGGCGACGCTCAGATCAAAAAGAGGCGAAGCAGTTTTTTGGCAACTTGTGCTTGGGAGTTCAACTTCAATAAACAGCATGGAGAGTCGTATGGAACTCACATCAAGGTGAGAATCCTGCGACTCTCTTGTTCATGTGAGCAGCTTCATCCAACTTGTCTAGGTACATGCTACTCGATTCAGATGTATCGCCAATCTGCTGGATTGAACCTTTCTCTCCCAAGGCTGTTCTGTATGCCCCTCCTTCTCCCCGGGCACAATGGTCATATATACGCACCGGCTGAATCCTATGCTATGATTAGGATAGGATTGGCAAGCGCCTCATTGGGTAAATAAGCATATAAGTCACCGGATAAGGATACTAATTCTATCTATAGGTGTGAAACATATACCGTTATAGACCTACACTGCAAGGAGGGGCAAGCATGTCGTTCACCAAAAGCAAGACGCTCCGTGTCATTAATTGCCTCATTCACCGCTTTAATGATGATGAGGTGCCGGCGCTCGGTGCGCAGCTTACATACTATCTGATTCTGTCCTTCTTTCCATTCCTGATCTTTGTCATCAGCATTATCGGCTATGTCTCGTTGTCGGCAGAGGATTTGATGAACGACTTCTTCACCGTCATCCCTGATGATGCGGAGAAAATTGTGAGGAGCATCATCCTGGAAGTGACCTCCTCAAGCAGCGGCACTCTGCTCTCATTCGGCATGCTGGCTACGCTATGGGCTGCCTCCAATGGCATCAACGCGGTAATCAAGGGGCTGAATAAAGCTTATGATGAGGAGGAGAATCGCCCCTTCTGGGTAGTGCGCGGCATTGCCGTTCTCTCGACGCTGGTGCTGGCTTTCGTTATTCTCATTGCGATGCTGATGCTGATCTTTGGCAAATCAATCGGTGAATACCTATTTGTGGTCGCGGCCTTCCCGACTGATTTCGAACAGGTGTGGGGATTTGTCAAATATGCGATCCCTCTCACTGTCATGCTCGTCGTTTTTATGCTCTTATACAAATTCGCACCCAACCGCAAGCTAGGCTTCAAGGAGGTGCTTCCCGGAGCCATCTTCACCACTCTTGGCTGGATCGCCACCTCTTTGCTGTTCTCGTTCTACGTCAATCAGTTCGGCTCCTACACCAAGATCTATGGCAGTCTGGGCGGAGTCATCGTCCTGCTGATCTGGCTGTATATCAGCTCCATTATCATTCTGATGGGCGGTGAGATTAACGCTGCGCTTGCATTTGAACGGGACGGGAAGGTGAAGAAGGAATGCAAAATGTTCGGTGCCCAGTTTTTCGCTTTTCTGCGAAAACGGCGCTTGTGATCCGATTTTTGTAACCCTTTCCGATTCAACTGCGTTAAAGGTGTTGAGGGGAGGTAAATCGATGAAAAAAGTTATATGGATGATGATTGCAGTATTAGGCCTGTTGCTTTCAAGCTGTACAACAAATGATTCTCTTTCCAATCCTTCTAGAGCACAACAGTCTGAAGCCCAAGGAGATTGGCCACTGTATTCAATTGAGGAAATGATGAATGGGAAGACAGATTTAATCGTCCTCGTTCTCGTTGATTCAGTCACCCAAGAGAAAGAACCGCAAATAGCGGAATTGCGCGTTGAAGAAACCTTTTACGGGAAGCCACGTGACGCGGTGATTAAGCTTTATCAAACCACTGGCCATGTGCAAGCAGGTCAACGGTATTTGTTATTTTTAAGCTATCGAGAGCAAGCTGGACAGTATGTCGTTTCTGACGGTCTTTCGCAAATAGAATATAATAACGACAACATGAAAGTCCGTGTGAGAGGGATTCAAGGAGACTATACAGTAGAACAATTTAGAAAAGTGATTAACGAGCAAACCTGACAAGTTTAACCTTGTCTATTAGGACATGAAAACAAGCGAACGGAAGCCCCATGAAGTAGTCGTGATTGCTTGTAGCTACAAGGTATTCCATCACATCTACGCCATGCTTAATCAGGGCAACCATTCGCTTTTTTGAAGGTAAGGATTACACTTGCGTGAGTCGACACAACTTTGATTATTGCTGCACACCCTGTGCCGGGTTATTCTGCGCCGGCTGCTTGGCATGCTTATCCAGCGTCTCCTTGGCAAATTGCTCTGCTGCCTCATAGCGATTGCCCTTCGTATCCTTTACTTTTGCCTTGGTCATCACCTTATGCCTCCTGTGTCCCGGCTTTTACTTGGCCGAATTCATGTTTATATCCAGATTCATCGTAGCAATATGCGCCTTCGTCTCCTCCGAGCCCAGCTCATGCATCAACTGATAGATGCGGGTGATCAACTGGTCGTAGCCCAGGTTGATGCGTTCCACAGACGCTGTTCCGAACGGGTTCCAGGAAAAATGCGATACCTGCGCCTCGTCCCAGCTCGACA contains:
- a CDS encoding LacI family DNA-binding transcriptional regulator — encoded protein: MEDIAALAHVSKSAVSLAFSGKPGISEETRARIIQIAQENGYAPRARKSSLPQPELAPNPTLRFIACTNSGIVLEQFNKQPFFMELIQCIEEQCRLRGYSLLYSSVPAEQLEEKLDQFAAEHEVSGMILLGTNLTREQIELIASRERNLVVLDTCVDTLNANFIVMNNQMGAYQACKHLIELGHTRIGYIESSHRMYNFDARRKGFLLALAEHELGLRKEDIFTTLPTVITPQDDFKHIIEQRRDDLPTAFFCECDYIAISAMKSLMELGIRVPGDISIVGFDNINESMVISPELTTVHVEKEKIAELAVTMMKHLMSSESSISVKTTVDTRLIVRRSTAAAAVRENLKKDSLR
- a CDS encoding M24 family metallopeptidase yields the protein MEQLSNYLHVQAIAKSTISELKNVIKEGISEREIVCKTEDIMRANGVNSFWYHGIGAFVHVGKRTTISESGKGYKPSETLVGRNDIVTVDLSPELNTYWGDYARTFIIIDGKAVGVDTLECINNEFELMDGVKVEENLHKIFMNYIKPDMTFEDVYLHMNEVINQLDYINLDFAGNLGHTIEFNKDNRRYFESGNKTKLSEVTLFTFEPHIKHRSLEYGFKREDIYYFRDGKLFVL
- a CDS encoding YihY/virulence factor BrkB family protein, producing the protein MSFTKSKTLRVINCLIHRFNDDEVPALGAQLTYYLILSFFPFLIFVISIIGYVSLSAEDLMNDFFTVIPDDAEKIVRSIILEVTSSSSGTLLSFGMLATLWAASNGINAVIKGLNKAYDEEENRPFWVVRGIAVLSTLVLAFVILIAMLMLIFGKSIGEYLFVVAAFPTDFEQVWGFVKYAIPLTVMLVVFMLLYKFAPNRKLGFKEVLPGAIFTTLGWIATSLLFSFYVNQFGSYTKIYGSLGGVIVLLIWLYISSIIILMGGEINAALAFERDGKVKKECKMFGAQFFAFLRKRRL